The Haloferax sp. Atlit-12N region AGCAGTTGCCGCTCGCCGCGCCGGAGGAGACTCGACATCGAGGGCTGTGAGATGTCCATCTCCTCGGCGAGTTCTTTCGTGCTGGCCTGTCGCGGGCTTTCGTAGTAGCCACGGGCAATCGCCAACTGGAGTGCCTCCTGTTGTCGCTCGGTCAGTCCGTACTGTGATGACCCGTCGTCCTCGGGAGGGTTCTGCGATATCGACACCAGCTCGACCCCGATACCGTACTCCTCGCACCGGGTTCGCATGCCGTTGAACGCGTTGTAGTTCTGGAACAGTTTCTTTTCGTACCAGCCGTCCGGCGTGACGACCGTCGGCTCCATCTGGGTCGCGGTGAACCGCTCGGGCGCGAACGCCTCCGAGACGACGTCCGCCAGCTCGATGGTGAGCTGGTAGACGTCCTTGCCGCTCGCGCGTCCGAGCGGGGAGGTGTCCACAACCTCGTCGAGCGAGGAGAGGTCTGCCTCGGAGACGTTGTCGTCGGGTTCGAGGTAGACGACGAACACCCGAGAGCCACCCTCGTGGCAGAGCCCGTGTACGCACTCTAGTTGCTTCGACGGGAGCGACGCCGCGAGGCTGACGAACGGAAGTGAGGGCGAACGGATGACGAACTCCGCAGTAAGGGTCATGGGCCGAGGATAGACCCCACGAGAAGTTAACGCTCTGGGGTCGAGGAGAATCGCCCGGCATCGCGCGCATCCCTCGTTTCTGGCCGGTCATCGGAGCCGCCGCGCCGACGCTCGGCTTTCCGTCTAAAGCCGGCCGCCGACTCGACTTCGGAACTCAAACTCGAACCGCGTCGAAAGCCCGATTCTCCTAGGCACAACCGAGTTAGGGACGGCTCCCCTCATATCCAACCACATGGACCGCTCCGAATACGCGATACTCACGGTCATCGCGCTCGCGACGGTCGGCATCGGCGTGTTCACGACCACGGAGCCGCTGGGGACGTTCCTCGTCGAGAGCGCCCGAGAGGCGCTTTCGACCACCGCGGCCATGGCGTGGGTGACGTGGTGGGCGCTCGTCGTCGGCTTCGCAATCGCCGGCGGCGTGGAGGCGTGGACTTCGAGCGAGGAGGTCTCGGAGCTACTGGAGGGCCACGGCCCGCGGGAAATCGGCTACGGCTCGCTGTTCGGCTTCGTCTCCTCGTCGTGTTCCTACAGCGCCATCGCCACGGCGAAGAACCTGTTCAAGAAGGGCGGGTCGGCGGCGGCGACCCTCGGGGCGTTCATGTTCGCCTCGACCAACCTCGTCATCGAAATCGGCGCGGTCATCTGGATTCTGCTCGGCTGGCAGTTCCTCGTGGCCGACATCCTCGGCGGGTTCATCCTCATCGGGCTGATGGCGTTCGGCTTCGTCTACCTCGTGCCCGACGAGGTGGTCGAACAGGCCCGACAGAACGTCCAAGACGA contains the following coding sequences:
- a CDS encoding helix-turn-helix domain-containing protein gives rise to the protein MTLTAEFVIRSPSLPFVSLAASLPSKQLECVHGLCHEGGSRVFVVYLEPDDNVSEADLSSLDEVVDTSPLGRASGKDVYQLTIELADVVSEAFAPERFTATQMEPTVVTPDGWYEKKLFQNYNAFNGMRTRCEEYGIGVELVSISQNPPEDDGSSQYGLTERQQEALQLAIARGYYESPRQASTKELAEEMDISQPSMSSLLRRGERQLLTSALGSQPQVERLSK